The window GACATTAAATACCTCAAAACCTTTAAATGTTGTTTGCGCCCCAAACTACCAAGGAGTCGACTCGGCTAAAATAGCTCACTCCTTGTTTGGGGTTCGAATTATGGAAACCCTAATCCAAACCCTAGGATAAGGGTTTCCATAATCCTTCTCACTCCCTCCCAAACCCTTTCTCACTCCCCCTCTCAATCTCCGTAATACTCCTCCAAAATCCACATAATCCTCTCTATCTCTCCACGTATCCCTGCCTTCTTGTCTACCTAATCTTCTCAATTTCTTCCTCCTCTCTCAtctctcttttcattttcctctccaaatctaaaaaagtcgttgtttcatttttttttcctctctaaATCTCAGATCTCTGCCATGAAAAACCTTTTCGTTTTCCTCTCTGAATCTCAAATTTGTGTCATGAAAAATCATTTTGTTTTCCTCTCCCAATCTCAAATCTCTGTCGTGAAaactctttttttctctctaaatcTCAGATCTCCGTCCTTGGTTCGTTGACTACTTCGTTTCGACATGTTGCCTCCGAGACCTTTCTCCTTCCCCTCTGAAACCATGTTTGAAGAGGATTCTCGGTGAACATGCAATGATACCTTCCTTGTCGCTCTGACTTTCCCTTGTCGCTCTAACTTTCCCTTTGTTTATCCTACATGTGTACCGAAATGCCCTTGAACAGAGATACTACATCCGGAGAATGGTAGGGGCATCATCAGTCTGAGCACGGTAGGGGTGGCCGGTTGTTTCGGGTTTGCACACATACCCTTAAAAGTTGTGTTGTGTAAGTCGTGTCCTGTGCTTTTTCATGTCTTTATTCTATTTTGGAGTGGCTAACTAGACCCCGATAGTGCTATCGCTAACCCGCTTTCTATCAGCCTTTAAGGACCTTTTCAAGATTGGATTACTTGATGATGAGGTCTTGTTTTGATTTTCCTTGTTCATTTTTATGTGTTGccttttcaattttgtgtgTTTCGTTTTCATACTCTTGTGgcaatttctttcatttttcttgtttGCTTATGTGATCTGTTTTTCTGATTTTATCGATTGAATTTGGATTCTCTGTGTTAATACTTTTTCTCATATTTGTTCATGAAAATGTTTATGTTCAATCTTCTCTGTGCTCAAATTTTAGTACCCTCTATTGTTAATCTGTTCTTCGAATTTTATCGATTGAATTTGATTGTATGTGTTAATACTTTCTCTCATATATGTTCATGAAAAATGTGTATATTCAATCTTCTCAGGCTCACATTTTTAGTACCCTCttctgtaaaaaaaaattccttctaTTACAATGGTCATTAGTATTTAATTGTTAATGAGTTTTTATATTACATGAATTCATTCTAATTGTGTCACTATTATATGGGGTTGAACATAATGTTAACTATTCTGTCCATAcctattcttttcttttttatggtAGTTGGTTTGATGTACTACTTTTGACTATCATTTCCCTCGATTGACTGTCAATTCCATCTTTACTTCTAATTTGGGTTTTTTGGGATTTTTTGGTTCTTTACTGTTCATAATCTTCATTAACGTGCATTTGGATTATGTTTGTTATTGATTACTCACATCCTTCTATTATAAATATGTTATCCCATTTCTCATTCCATTTCATCCTTATTCGTTTTTTAACATGCATCATACTTTCTTTGGTATGCTTACCATTCTTCTTCATTCACATGGCTAATTCATTAGAATTTCATATTCAGTTCAACTTCTACAACCCATTCATGTTGTCCATGTTGAATTGTTTATCCATTTTGAGTTAATGTCTTCCCTGATCTGTTTGTTGATGTCCTCTGATTTGTTTGTTATTGTTTCCATTTAAATGCATGTTTAGAAAACAATTGTTCCTATCCATGTTGTTTGTTACTGCTTTCTTTGCATTggatcttaaaaaaaaaaaaaaattgttcttgTCAATGTTGTCTGTTATTGCTTTTCAGTGCATTGcttgtttaaaaaaattcacCTACACGAAATTGAAGTTCAAATTATTAAACTAATTTCAATCCTCCGAGGCTCCCATTTTCCTCTAGTTTCTTTACTTTTTGCCTCTTATGTTGGTCCTTCACTGTTTTATTATAATCTACGGGTTCATTTCAGTTATGGAATTGGTATGTCATCCCAACTTgtcttttccatttttttttttttttatccaactTGGATTCAtctaagtttaattttgttgtTCATCTTTTCAAGACTCCTTTTGAGAACTTACTTTTGTGAGGTAATACGGTTGTTGTGTATTGCATTTTTCATTTCCTATGTttgaatgttttttattttactatattgtAATAGTTAGTCATTTTCTTCACAAACAATTGTTCTATCCAAACATTGTATGTGGACTTggtattatttttttcaattaatataatggtatcataatttttttatgaatatAGTATTGTCCATTGCATTACTTTGTTATGAACTTTCACAAAAAATGTGTATTTCATTGTATAGtatatatgtaaaaaaaaaatgagtagTGAAAAACTCATATCGTAAATAGTCTCCACCCCAAACAGAAATTATCATAATCTACACCCCAAACACAAGTTATAATAACATAGACTATTATAGTATAACTATTATAGTCTACACCCTCTAAACATATACTATAATAGTCTACACTCAAACGTAGACTATCAAAATAGACTATAATAGTCTGCGTTTAGGGTATTATAAGTCACTCCTCGCCCCAAATGCCCCCTTAATCGCTTTCCTTTTCCCAtcgtaaatatatatataataaaaaatatattttttgtaaTCCTCTTTCTCCAAACAGCCATCACATCCACctataaaacaaatattctttCCATGTTAAATAGAATCTTTTTTCCATTAATTATATAGGGGTGTTCTAAAAAACTTGCAACTCGACCAACTCGGATTACCCAACCTAAATTGTCAAGTTTGGGTTGGGGTTGGGGTAAATTTTGTATTGGATTGGATTATATtagaaaatttgagaaaaaagaagTTGATAGTAAGGGGTTAAGTTGACCCGGCCCAACCCGATTAACgtatataacatatatatatatatatatatatatatatatataaggtgACATATGTAtgttatataaaaaaaaattgaaaacctAAAAGTAAATCTCCTTTTAAATGAATATTGTAGACTTGGAATTTGAATGTATAACATATGTATGTTACCTTGCACTTGAATGAAAATTTGTTCACCTTGTATATTGAAAAACAATAGGAAAACTTCTCTAAATTATATAtggaaagataaaaagaaaaccaaCTCGCCAACATTTTTTGAGTTAGGTTTGGTTGGATTGACCCTTACATATTGAACCAATTCATTTTTTGCTAATATTTGGATTGGTCCATAATTTTTCTCCAACACAGTCCAACTAGGCTTATGTTCACCcctataattatatatatatatatatatatatatatatgtagataaatatgtatATCTCATCAttacatttttcataaattctccttattctatattctataTTCTTTTCTCTGCCAGTTCTCTGAAACTTTGAGCTTTTGATTTCTCTTCGGCTACTCCATTCATATTGACAAAGTGGTGACGGTGGTGGTAGAGGTGATGAAACAAAAACATCAGAGATGACATGCACAGCGGAAGATTAAGATCAtactttactctatatgcatctaaacgatttagaaattaacatgcaactactAAACGAAGAATGTAAAAGCTATAGGAATTTTTGTAtagcaaaaaagaaaagctATAAAAAGGTTAGATTAAATAGCATTGTTATAACATATAACGATAgctataaataatatattatatccttGAAAAAATGTAATCTAATGTTAACGATAGCATCCTATTTTAGCCATGTAAATATATTATAGCTTTATTAAAGAAAGTTATCAAATGAATCTATAGCAACATATTtaagctatatatttatacactatTATAGCATTCGTCATAGCTCTATGAAAAGGCTATAAAAGGTCccagacttttaataacatgtGTTGTCAGGACCTTCGAAAAAGGCTATGAAAGGTCTTTTATAGCCTTTTTCGTTAGCTATCGTAAGcattatttcttgtagtgattgtTTCACTATAGTGAGTGAGTGCCTATATGAATGTTGTAGGTCCATTTCATTATTTATAGCTACAATGAGCTAGGGCACTATTGATACCTATAGGTCCGTCTCGTAAGTATCGCATCATAGGATAAAGACATAGTTACCATCCTTGTGATTCTTGTGGTATAACAACTGAAAAGAGAAAGTTTGAGTTCAACTGTTAAATTGATATTTATGATTAAGCTTTAAAGGAATTAATGTTCAAAGCATATTTTATGAAACTGTCACTCACTAAGTCCTTTTTTACTTAACCATTCAAATGATTTCTCACATTTCCAGGTACATGATTGTGTATCCCTGAGTGCTATGCTTACTGCTGCTAAGCCAATCAGTTAGAAAGAGTTGTTAGAGTATTTTAAGTTTATGTGTTAAGTTTGTTGTAAAGAGAGCTTGTGTTGTAAATAGATTGCAAGaagttaagttaataaagaaaaagtatTTGTTACTTTTTAGTGTTTATCAAGTTAAGTTTGGGGTACGTTAAGTGTCAATTAAAGTTTCTCTACTTACTAGGCGTTCGGCATGCTATTTTGCAGAGAGATACGCGTTGAGTGTCTAGGCGACACGTCTCCCCTAAGTCGCATGTAGTGGTTTTGGGACAGGGTGTGACATCTAATATcaaagttcaacaaacttaacAAGAAAAGATGGttgttatgatatttttttaatggACTTTTACATGAATTTGTAGTGGCTAAAACACAGATTAATTTTAAGATTCTATCATTAGATGAAGCCTTCAGTCATGTTCTTCGTATTGAAAGTTTCCAATCTGGTCTACCTATTTCTCAACCTAGTATGCTCTAATcagcaaaaataaaaatgacTCTTGGGTACTGTAGGGATGACTATCAACTTTTAGAAGTCTAGTTATGATATTCAAAAATTTAATTCTCAAGGGATTGTCTGTAACTATTGTTGTAAGTCGGAACAGTATAAGACCCAACGATCTCGACATGCTTAGATAGCTTCCACCAATGATATAGGTGAGCAACCTGTTACCATCTCTGCTGACAACTTTGCTAAATTTCAAGTATTCCATAAATCCTTGCAGGCATCTTCGTCATCATATTCTATTACCACTTTGAGACAAGTAATACGAAATGTCTTCTTACATTATCTACCAAATGGGTCATAGACTCTGGTCTCAACACTCATATGACAGGTAACTCTAACTTATTTAGTACGTCTTTGTCCTATGTCTCATCCCCGTCTGTCATATTGGCAGATGGATCAACCCTCTCTCTATTCTTGGATCCGGCACCATTTTTCTTAGCCTATCCCTTTCTTTATCCTCTATATTGCATTTGTCTCACTTGTTCTTTAATTCAGTTTTTATTAGTCAACTTACTTGTGATCTTAATTGTTTTAtcttgtttattttttgttaatGTTTGTTTCAAGATCGTATGACgaagaagattattggtaaaGGACATGAAAGTCGGTGGGCCTTTTACACTTTTTACCAACAAATATTGAAAGTTGTTGCTAGCTCTAGAGTTAAATCCTCATTTGAAGTTTATTGTCGTTTGGGTTATCCATCTTTATTCTTATTGAAGAACTGTTGTTTCGAATTTTGTTTCTTGTCATCTTTGAATTGTAATTCATGTCAATTTGTTAAATTTCATCATCTTAGTTCTAGTTCCATAGTCCATAAATAAACAAGTGCTCCTTTTGAGTTAGTTCATTTCAACATTTTGGGTTCATTTCAACATTTTGGGTCTTTGTCCAGTTGTCTCAAacatgttttctttattttgttatttttattaacAATTACTCTCATGTGACTTGGCTATACTTAATGAAAAATCGTTCAAAGTTGTCTCATTTTTGTGCTTTTCATGTTGAAATTTGAACTTACTTTAATGTCTCTCTTAAAACCTTGCACACTAGTGAATATTTCTCTCATGTACTTGGCTCTTACTTGCGTGGTCATGGAATCATTCACCAATTCTCTTATGCAGAAAATCCATCCCAAAATAGAGCTGCTAAAAGAAAGAACATGTACCTACTTGAACTAACTTGAGCCCTATCCTTTCAAATGCATGTTATGAAGCTCTTTTCGGTTGATGTTGTTTCCACTACTTATTTCCTGATTAATCaaatgtttttctttatccTCAATAGTGAGATTCCTCATTGTGTCCTCTTTCCTACCAAATCTTTGTTTTCTATAGCCCTTAAGATCTTTGGTTGTGTATGTTTTGCTCGAGATATTCGTCGTCATCGGACTAAGTTAGATCCTAAGTCTTTGAAATGAATAATATTAGGCTATTTGTGTGTTCAAAAGCGGTATCGTTGTTATTGTCCTACTCTAAACAAGTACCTCATATCTTCTTATGTTACATTTTTCGAGTTGTTATAAAGGTCAATTCCATTAGAATAGTGGCTCGATTGAAAGCTCTGTCTCGTTGCCAAAGATTATGCCTAAATTTATGGGACTGATTATTTTGATACATTTTCTCATGTTTTCAAGTTAACCTTCATTCGACTATTTCTTTCCATGGTTACTACTCACAATTGGCATTTACATCAACTTGACATTAAGAATGCTTTTTCTCATGGTGAACTTCAAGAGGAAGTTTATATGAAGCAACCACCTGAATTTGTTGCTCAGGGGTAGTGATAAGGTGTGTGGCCTTCGATAGTCTTCGTATGGATTGAATCAAAGTTCTCGTGCATGGTTTGGTAAGTTCAATGAAGCACTCGAATGGTTTCGTATGAAGAAAATAATGTATGATCATTTTGTATTCTACCGACGATTTGGCAATGGTATTACTTTGCTtgttgtatatgttgatgatattgtTATCATTGGAAATGATGTGTCATATATATCTTCTCTCAAGACTTTCCTCTAGGGTCAATTTCATATCAAAGATCTGAGTCAATTGAAGTATTTTTTGGGTATTAAAGTAATGAGAAGCAAGAGAAGTATTTACATGTCCCAAAGAAAATATGTGCTTGACTTATTGTCTGAGATAGGTAAACTAAGAGTCAAACCATGTAGTACTCTAATGATACAAAATTTGTAACTTACTAATTAAGGAGAATTGTTTGAAGATCTTAAGAGATATAGAAGATTGGTTGGAAAGTTGAACTATTTAACAGTGGCACGACCTGACATTACTTATTTTGTGAGTATAGTGAGTCAACTGATGTCTTCCCTCAGACTGTGGATCATTGGGCCACAGTAAAACAAATCCAAAAAGCTGCACATGGATGTGGAATCTTATATAAAAGTCATGATCATACAAGGGTTGAATGTTTTTAAAATACTGATTGGGTTGAATCTTGAGAAGATAAGAGATCAACTTCTCAATATTGTGTTTTTGTTGGAGGAAACTTAGTGTCATTGAAAAGTAAGAAACGGAATATAGATTCATGTTCGAGTACTGAATCAGAATAGAGAGCTATGGCTCAATCTATATGTGAAATTATGTTACTGTGCTAGCTAAACTATGGTGTAACAATCAAGTTACTCTTTACATTGCATGCAACCAAGTATTTGGACTAAACATATTGAAGTGGATGTATGCATGTATGCATGCATGTAtgcatatatgtatgtatgtttagcctaattaaagaataaaatcaTTATATTCTCCAAGAGTACTTCATACCTTAGTAAGGACTTGAGGTGGTAGAGTTTATGGCTAAGTCTTTATCGTTGGACATTtcctttattattttaaatatacttttctttattctttaaGACTACTAcaccttttatttatttgaactTCTTAAAATCACATTAGTCTCTTGATACCATCTTTTTCCCTTTATTTTCATATATCAAAGATGACAAACTCAATCTATCTGGTATTCTTGCAAAACCTAATCTCCGGCTGTGTTCAATTCAAGTAGGAAGAATCTAAAGAAAAATTCATACATGTCTTAATAAACAATTATGTCGAGCAACCAacctaaaaaatttgtatttcaTCAAAACAACTAGACAAATTTTACTTAATTTCTTTTCAACAttatgttattttctttttatagcttagttttcttttctcttttgttttttctttcatttctaaAAAGTCGTGTTCTGAATTTAAATGAGGTTTTCTATTCCCTTTAAATTTTCCTTACCGATTTAGGTTACAAATGAGGGTTGTGTTTCTACAATATCATGTTAGGATCCTTTGAACACCCAAATTCGAACCATTCTTTTTCAGCATATAGTTTTGTATTTTTGCATTTTGAACGCGTCAGATAATCCCCTATTTCACATCACTTTTTTAGCAATCTCTAGAAAGCGTTAGTAAATTTTAAAGGGTTCGCCACTAGCACATGGTTTTCTGCACAAAGTTAGAATTCTCACTTACATCGTATGAAATTTTCTTTGCATCAGTTATCAAGCTACAATTTAACTACAATTGCCATGACACCGTGTTGAATACCATATCAAATGTAATATAGGAAAAACGAATTCCTCAATAGCTATTATGGATGAACATACAAAATTATGAGAAAtcatcttcttaaaaaaaaaaagctgtATATAATTGCAGGAAATCACCATCTTGAAAAGCAACTTCCAGTCATCTTACATATCAGACACAGACCAAAGATATGCTTCCCTTTCTGTAGCTCGTTTCTCGTTCATCCTCTTGAACATTTGCTTCTCGAATCCTACAAGGAAAATCAATTAAACAATCTAAGACCTAAGAACATAGATGCAAGATATTAACAGAGAGCGCACAACTGTTTTGGCTGTTTTTCAAGCACATTGCAGTTAAAAAGAATATACAAAGGCCTGGCTGACTTCTTCACCCTAAACTCAAATTTTTTTTAGTGAAGTCCTCAAACATGTAAGAGTTCAAAATATACCACTAAACTTTTactttatttcaaaatcatccATACTGACTTCATTAAAGAAATATATACTGTTGAAGGATCTAATTGTAAATACATATATAGTTTGTCTGAACGCTATCCTATTTATATATTACTTAGATAGAAAAATAGAAATCTAAACTACAGATGAAGGGACCAAATTGTAACATACATGCAAATGCCACTTCATGATGCTGGCTAAAAAATTGGAAACTGTCATAAGTTTTTAAGTACTGATATAGTTCAAGATCAAAAACTATAACTTAATCTATTTCGATTATTTCAAACACCAAGCAAATATATAGAAATGAACCAGAAAGGAACTAACCGTTGCTACGATCAACCCCATCCCAATGTCTTCCGGGTCTTATACCATATCTATTAGGTGCAGCATCCAATCCTCTTTTTAGCCAACTGTGAGGTGGAATGTCCTGAGGAATCATGAACCCTGATTCCTTCATCTTCTCATTGTCTCCTAAATCAGGAAGAGCCATCTCAGATTGCCTTTTCTGCAATGTGTGCAATGCAAAAGGTCAAACCAGCTATCAATTCTTCAACCTCAGCTCATTTTACAATTTGAGTGAATTTACCTTCACCAAGTGTGCCATAGGATCACCCCATCTCAACCTATCCCTCAGCATTGAGTCAAGTTCTGCATCATTCCTGAAAGCAATTTGGCAAACATTAAAGTAGTCCCATAAAGGTACAGAAAAATTGCACTTGGATTCCATTTTCACAATCTACGCATTAGGAAATCTATGAAAGTAATGGATCCTAAAAATGGAAATAAAAGGAAAGAGGATAAAGAAgatactaaaaataaaattggagAGTATCCTTTCATAAACCATTCAATGTGTAGCTAATGGAGTGGCACACAGGTAATAGTAAAATAATCTCTGTATCCTTccaattttatttgatattccagaagtacaaataaaattaaaatctacGAGTGCTCAGTTTTACCTTGACCGTGCAAATGGTCTATCTTTCTCGAGTTCTAACTCCATAAGTTCAGCTTCTGCTTCTCGTTTTTGAGCTAAGCCCTTGCCCCATTCCAACTTTATCTCCTGTGACGGAAGACCAGCATCACAAGCAGCAACAATGAGATTTGATAAAAGCATTGATAAGAATTATATCTCCTGAGAAGTAAGTAATCTAAAGCggaattttaatttaaatcgTAACTCTTGGAAGTACCTTGGGCTTTTCTTCGATTTTCCCACGTGCTTTTAAGAATTCCTCTTTTGAAATGCGATCTCCTGCAATGTTTTGAAGTGTGAGGTATATTGTATAACATAATGCCAATTTTTCTAGAAGATAAAGAACCAGATGTTGGTTGCCTTACCTTTAATCTTATCACGATACACAGGGTCCGCATTACTACTTGCTGAAGGATTCATCTCTTTAAACCTAGAAGGAAAAAAAGGGTTACTCCACCATTTGTAAATGCATATAGAAATCAAGAACTGTTTGGAAAGCTTAAGAACACAAAGCATAAAAATATTTCACCACACCATACTTCTCTAAAAAGAATGAAATAGTATAAATTCATGGAAAATGATGGTAGAGGTTTTTAATCAAATATGATTTTgtaattttcctttcttttaattttagtttaggTGTGAAAACACCTTTTCCACTTGGGTCTATTTAAAGACGGTTTAGGTTAGTTAGGGTACTTACGTGCAACAAAGCCCTTTCCCTTTGGGCATACTTGAAGGGAGCTTTATTTTCATTTGTCATTCATTGAATTAAATTCATTCTCGGTCTACACCAGAAAAAGCATTCTCATTGAAACAGAACCAAATGTAATTGTGTCGTATTCAACCAACAGACtttatttgttttataaaaagGGGGGTTAAAAGGCCCTTATTGGTGACGTTTTGGAGTCTTCAAACTTTACCCAAGCTGCCTTGTAAGTTTTTATAATAGGGAAATGATGTTTTTCCTGACTACCCTACTACATAACAGCAGAAGTTTTCAGCGTTGAACCTGGAAAGATAGAAGGTTTTGTTGATTCTACACAAAATGAACATAAAATAAATACTGGGAGGTCAATGGCTAATAGCTTTAGAGAACATATTTCTCTGATCATTGCAACAGCCACTTAATGAGAGTTTGAAGCTATGGTCAAAAGCAAACCATAGTCTGAAATCTACATCATGAAGAACAAATAGATATGGCATTGACTTATAAAACTTCATGAAGGGAAACACGAAAATATGAACAAAGACCACAAAAAAGATTACCCAAATTCCTAAACACTTCCATCCCTAGACAATTTTTACTTTTGGGCATTTGTATGTTGTGATCATAGCTCATAGACCATCTTATATCATTCACAGCCAGCCATCCAATTTTCTCAACAAAATGGCAGCAAAACAAGATAATTACAGAAGAAAATTTATTCGACAGACGTGTTTAACCCAGAACCTTCTAATGAAAAATGATGTAAAATTATTGCCATAACAACATCCTTACCTCGTCCAGTCCTCTTTGTTAGTTTTAGACATTTCTTCCCCAAACTCTTGTTGAGTAAGCAAACCAGTCTTGCGCGTCTGTTTAAAGGAGACTGAAACTGGTAGTTCTTTTTGCTTTTTCCTATGTGGAGAAAGATCTGTTCGTGATTCTTGTGAAGCATCAGTAACATGATTCTGTGAATGCTTATCTAAAAGTGACCGATCTCCTCTCACATCCTTCCTTTGTTTCCTTGGAGGTGAAAGATCAGATCCACGAGATATATGTTCATCACCTACATAGTCTGAAGCTCTGCGACGAGGAGGAGAAAGATCAACCTTGTGGTTGCCCCCTAAACTTGCTTTAGATGCCTTCCTATCAGATCTACGAGGAGGTGACATATCAGATTGAGGAGAAACAGATCTTGTACGAGTTGCCTCGGGTTCAGGCGAGGGAGTATGGTAGCGCTTCCTTCGTTGTCGTGGAGGTGATAGATCAATATCTTCTTGTGCACAATCCATATGCCCCCAATTAGCTCCTTGCAAGTGTGCATCTCTGTAAACTTTATCCTTTTGAGGTGGAGAAGAACTTGGATAAGTAGAATTTGTAGGCTTTTCATCATGTTCAAGTGAGCTAGGAGGTTTCCTCGGCCTCCTCCGTGGAGGTGAAAAATCTTCACCTTCTTCACCGGGTTCTGGAGGCTTCAACTCATTAGATGGAGAAGGTGTATCATTCCGCACTCTTGTCCTACGAGGTGGAGACATATCAGAGTTCATCATGCTAGAATTTGCACGATTTGAAGAGAGTGAAACCCAACCACTTCCATCTTCACTTATGGAATTATATGGTCGCTTGGCTTTTAGTTCTTCAAGCCTCCTCATTCTCTTGACCTCAACATCTTCATCAACTTGTGGCTCCTCATCTACATTATAGGAGAACAAGGATGTAAAACAATAGCCAAAATTTCCAATGGATAAAATAAACGCATGCATAAACCACACTGATACTTTACCTGTCGAGTTATCAGCATTATCCTCTTCAATAATTATTGGCTTCTGCCAAACAGGATCTTCATCCACGACTAGAACACCTAGAGCATTGGGTTTGTTTGTTGCTGTtgttctcttctttttcttcttctttttcttttcctcttcagTGTTACTTTCATAGCGCTTAAGATATTCCTGAAGGGACTTCGATTTTGCAGACATCATTTGATCTCCAAAACCTGCACACTATGATTAATCAAGTCCAAGAGTACATGATACCAAAAGTAGGAAGACATTCAGAAGGCCATATAATtagaagaaaatacaaaaagatATAACATAGTAGATACGAAGTGGGGCCTTCATAACTTTACAACTTAAT is drawn from Cucumis melo cultivar AY chromosome 11, USDA_Cmelo_AY_1.0, whole genome shotgun sequence and contains these coding sequences:
- the LOC103501110 gene encoding uncharacterized protein LOC103501110 gives rise to the protein MMSAKSKSLQEYLKRYESNTEEEKKKKKKKKRTTATNKPNALGVLVVDEDPVWQKPIIIEEDNADNSTDEEPQVDEDVEVKRMRRLEELKAKRPYNSISEDGSGWVSLSSNRANSSMMNSDMSPPRRTRVRNDTPSPSNELKPPEPGEEGEDFSPPRRRPRKPPSSLEHDEKPTNSTYPSSSPPQKDKVYRDAHLQGANWGHMDCAQEDIDLSPPRQRRKRYHTPSPEPEATRTRSVSPQSDMSPPRRSDRKASKASLGGNHKVDLSPPRRRASDYVGDEHISRGSDLSPPRKQRKDVRGDRSLLDKHSQNHVTDASQESRTDLSPHRKKQKELPVSVSFKQTRKTGLLTQQEFGEEMSKTNKEDWTRFKEMNPSASSNADPVYRDKIKGDRISKEEFLKARGKIEEKPKEIKLEWGKGLAQKREAEAELMELELEKDRPFARSRNDAELDSMLRDRLRWGDPMAHLVKKRQSEMALPDLGDNEKMKESGFMIPQDIPPHSWLKRGLDAAPNRYGIRPGRHWDGVDRSNGFEKQMFKRMNEKRATEREAYLWSVSDM